A portion of the Girardinichthys multiradiatus isolate DD_20200921_A chromosome 23, DD_fGirMul_XY1, whole genome shotgun sequence genome contains these proteins:
- the LOC124859981 gene encoding hemicentin-1-like isoform X3 — MNISTCAVGPSCDGRQDGAQCYGALGGAVDLMLVDNVSEIPRFNWRKNSSIILRWRNSIVYNTKESRFIFFPSNGTVRISNLIRTDSGEYKLELNDKDGKVTGRRTLQLYVQAPVSSVQLVSECLSQGQMKVSCLSEERDSPQYSWTLDGHILTDSELLSKNYENNIIVLRQNISGHLICSVRSQVSYSFNQMNISTCVGPSCDGRQDETQCYGALGGAVDLMLVDNVSEIPRFNWRKNSSIILRWRNSIVYNTKESRFIFFPSNGTVRISNLIRTDSGEYKLELNDKDGKVTGRRTLQLYVQAPVSSVQLVSECLSQGQMKVSCLSEERDSPQYSWTLDGHILTDSELLSKNYENNIIVLRQNISGHLICSVRSQVSYSFNQMNISTCAVGPSCDGRQDETQCYGALGGAVDLMLVDNVSEIPRFNWRKNSSIILRWRNSIVYNTKESRFLFFPSNGTVRISNLIRTDSGEYKLELNDKDGKVTGRRTLQLYVQAPVSSVQLVSECLSQGQMKVSCLSEERDSPQYSWTLDGHILTDSELLSKNYENNIIVLRQNISGHLICSVRNQVSYSFNQMNISGCGLSHLLILGLRATVVILPLIGMSLYFTWRRKKCEKAEDSAVSQIIEDLDNSILMIEMKSPTH; from the exons ATGAACATATCTACCTGTG cAGTGGGACCTTCCTGTGATGGTAGACAGGATGGAGCTCAATGTTATGGAGCTTTGGGAGGTGCAGTGGACCTCATGCTGGTGGACAACGTCTCAGAAATTCCCAGATTCAACTGGAGAAAGAACAGCTCAATAATACTCAGGTGGAGAAACAGCATTGTATATAATACAAAAGAAAGTAGATTTATCTTTTTTCCCAGTAATGGAACAGTTAGAATCAGTAACCTGATCAGGACTGACAGCGGTGAATATAAACTTGAACTCAACGATAAAGATGGAAAGGTAACAGGACGGAGAACTCTGCAGCTCTATGTTCAAG CTCCCGTGTCCTCTGTCCAGCTGGTCTCTGAATGTTTATCCCAGGGACAGATGAAGGTGTCCTGTCTTTCTGAGGAAAGGGACAGTCCTCAGTACAGCTGGACTCTGGATGGACACATACTGACAGACTCTGAGCTCTTGTctaaaaattatgaaaataacATAATCGTTCTGAGACAGAACATCTCAGGACATCTGATCTGCTCAGTCAGGAGCCAAGTCAGTTATTCCTTCAATCAGATGAACATATCTACCTGTG TGGGACCTTCCTGTGATGGTAGACAGGATGAAACTCAATGTTATGGAGCTTTGGGAGGTGCAGTGGACCTCATGCTGGTGGACAACGTCTCAGAAATTCCCAGATTCAACTGGAGAAAGAACAGCTCAATAATACTCAGGTGGAGAAACAGCATTGTATATAATACAAAAGAAAGTAGATTTATCTTTTTTCCCAGTAATGGAACAGTTAGAATCAGTAACCTGATCAGGACTGACAGCGGTGAATATAAACTTGAACTCAACGATAAAGATGGAAAGGTAACAGGACGGAGAACTCTGCAGCTCTATGTTCAAG CTCCCGTGTCCTCTGTCCAGCTGGTCTCTGAATGTTTATCCCAGGGACAGATGAAGGTGTCCTGTCTTTCTGAGGAAAGGGACAGTCCTCAGTACAGCTGGACTCTGGATGGACACATACTGACAGACTCTGAGCTCTTGTctaaaaattatgaaaataacATAATCGTTCTGAGACAGAACATCTCAGGACATCTGATCTGCTCAGTCAGGAGCCAAGTCAGTTATTCCTTCAATCAGATGAACATATCTACCTGTG cAGTGGGACCTTCCTGTGATGGTAGACAGGATGAAACTCAATGTTATGGAGCTTTGGGAGGTGCAGTGGACCTCATGCTGGTGGACAACGTCTCAGAAATTCCCAGATTCAACTGGAGAAAGAACAGCTCAATAATACTCAGGTGGAGAAACAGCATTGTATATAATACAAAAGAAAGtagatttctcttttttccCAGTAATGGAACAGTTAGAATCAGTAACCTGATCAGGACTGACAGCGGTGAATATAAACTTGAACTCAACGATAAAGATGGAAAGGTAACAGGACGGAGAACTCTGCAGCTCTATGTTCAAG CTCCCGTGTCCTCTGTCCAGCTGGTCTCTGAATGTTTATCCCAGGGACAGATGAAGGTGTCCTGTCTTTCTGAGGAAAGGGACAGTCCTCAGTACAGCTGGACTCTGGATGGACACATACTGACAGACTCTGAGCTCTTGTctaaaaattatgaaaataacATAATCGTTCTGAGACAGAACATCTCAGGACATCTGATCTGTTCAGTCAGGAACCAAGTCAGTTATTCCTTCAATCAGATGAACATATCTGGCTGCG
- the LOC124859981 gene encoding hemicentin-1-like isoform X2 codes for MNISTCVGPSCDGRQDGAQCYGALGGAVDLMLVDNVSEIPRFNWRKNSSIILRWRNSIVYNTKESRFIFFPSNGTVRISNLIRTDSGEYKLELNDKDGKVTGRRTLQLYVQAPVSSVQLVSECLSQGQMKVSCLSEERDSPQYSWTLDGHILTDSELLSKNYENNIIVLRQNISGHLICSVRSQVSYSFNQMNISTCAVGPSCDGRQDETQCYGALGGAVDLMLVDNVSEIPRFNWRKNSSIILRWRNSIVYNTKESRFIFFPSNGTVRISNLIRTDSGEYKLELNDKDGKVTGRRTLQLYVQAPVSSVQLVSECLSQGQMKVSCLSEERDSPQYSWTLDGHILTDSELLSKNYENNIIVLRQNISGHLICSVRSQVSYSFNQMNISTCAVGPSCDGRQDETQCYGALGGAVDLMLVDNVSEIPRFNWRKNSSIILRWRNSIVYNTKESRFLFFPSNGTVRISNLIRTDSGEYKLELNDKDGKVTGRRTLQLYVQAPVSSVQLVSECLSQGQMKVSCLSEERDSPQYSWTLDGHILTDSELLSKNYENNIIVLRQNISGHLICSVRNQVSYSFNQMNISGCGLSHLLILGLRATVVILPLIGMSLYFTWRRKKCEKAEDSAVSQIIEDLDNSILMIEMKSPTH; via the exons ATGAACATATCTACCTGTG TGGGACCTTCCTGTGATGGTAGACAGGATGGAGCTCAATGTTATGGAGCTTTGGGAGGTGCAGTGGACCTCATGCTGGTGGACAACGTCTCAGAAATTCCCAGATTCAACTGGAGAAAGAACAGCTCAATAATACTCAGGTGGAGAAACAGCATTGTATATAATACAAAAGAAAGTAGATTTATCTTTTTTCCCAGTAATGGAACAGTTAGAATCAGTAACCTGATCAGGACTGACAGCGGTGAATATAAACTTGAACTCAACGATAAAGATGGAAAGGTAACAGGACGGAGAACTCTGCAGCTCTATGTTCAAG CTCCCGTGTCCTCTGTCCAGCTGGTCTCTGAATGTTTATCCCAGGGACAGATGAAGGTGTCCTGTCTTTCTGAGGAAAGGGACAGTCCTCAGTACAGCTGGACTCTGGATGGACACATACTGACAGACTCTGAGCTCTTGTctaaaaattatgaaaataacATAATCGTTCTGAGACAGAACATCTCAGGACATCTGATCTGCTCAGTCAGGAGCCAAGTCAGTTATTCCTTCAATCAGATGAACATATCTACCTGTG cAGTGGGACCTTCCTGTGATGGTAGACAGGATGAAACTCAATGTTATGGAGCTTTGGGAGGTGCAGTGGACCTCATGCTGGTGGACAACGTCTCAGAAATTCCCAGATTCAACTGGAGAAAGAACAGCTCAATAATACTCAGGTGGAGAAACAGCATTGTATATAATACAAAAGAAAGTAGATTTATCTTTTTTCCCAGTAATGGAACAGTTAGAATCAGTAACCTGATCAGGACTGACAGCGGTGAATATAAACTTGAACTCAACGATAAAGATGGAAAGGTAACAGGACGGAGAACTCTGCAGCTCTATGTTCAAG CTCCCGTGTCCTCTGTCCAGCTGGTCTCTGAATGTTTATCCCAGGGACAGATGAAGGTGTCCTGTCTTTCTGAGGAAAGGGACAGTCCTCAGTACAGCTGGACTCTGGATGGACACATACTGACAGACTCTGAGCTCTTGTctaaaaattatgaaaataacATAATCGTTCTGAGACAGAACATCTCAGGACATCTGATCTGCTCAGTCAGGAGCCAAGTCAGTTATTCCTTCAATCAGATGAACATATCTACCTGTG cAGTGGGACCTTCCTGTGATGGTAGACAGGATGAAACTCAATGTTATGGAGCTTTGGGAGGTGCAGTGGACCTCATGCTGGTGGACAACGTCTCAGAAATTCCCAGATTCAACTGGAGAAAGAACAGCTCAATAATACTCAGGTGGAGAAACAGCATTGTATATAATACAAAAGAAAGtagatttctcttttttccCAGTAATGGAACAGTTAGAATCAGTAACCTGATCAGGACTGACAGCGGTGAATATAAACTTGAACTCAACGATAAAGATGGAAAGGTAACAGGACGGAGAACTCTGCAGCTCTATGTTCAAG CTCCCGTGTCCTCTGTCCAGCTGGTCTCTGAATGTTTATCCCAGGGACAGATGAAGGTGTCCTGTCTTTCTGAGGAAAGGGACAGTCCTCAGTACAGCTGGACTCTGGATGGACACATACTGACAGACTCTGAGCTCTTGTctaaaaattatgaaaataacATAATCGTTCTGAGACAGAACATCTCAGGACATCTGATCTGTTCAGTCAGGAACCAAGTCAGTTATTCCTTCAATCAGATGAACATATCTGGCTGCG
- the LOC124859981 gene encoding hemicentin-1-like isoform X4, which yields MNISTCAVGPSCDGRQDGAQCYGALGGAVDLMLVDNVSEIPRFNWRKNSSIILRWRNSIVYNTKESRFIFFPSNGTVRISNLIRTDSGEYKLELNDKDGKVTGRRTLQLYVQAPVSSVQLVSECLSQGQMKVSCLSEERDSPQYSWTLDGHILTDSELLSKNYENNIIVLRQNISGHLICSVRSQVSYSFNQMNISTCAVGPSCDGRQDETQCYGALGGAVDLMLVDNVSEIPRFNWRKNSSIILRWRNSIVYNTKESRFIFFPSNGTVRISNLIRTDSGEYKLELNDKDGKVTGRRTLQLYVQAPVSSVQLVSECLSQGQMKVSCLSEERDSPQYSWTLDGHILTDSELLSKNYENNIIVLRQNISGHLICSVRSQVSYSFNQMNISTCVGPSCDGRQDETQCYGALGGAVDLMLVDNVSEIPRFNWRKNSSIILRWRNSIVYNTKESRFLFFPSNGTVRISNLIRTDSGEYKLELNDKDGKVTGRRTLQLYVQAPVSSVQLVSECLSQGQMKVSCLSEERDSPQYSWTLDGHILTDSELLSKNYENNIIVLRQNISGHLICSVRNQVSYSFNQMNISGCGLSHLLILGLRATVVILPLIGMSLYFTWRRKKCEKAEDSAVSQIIEDLDNSILMIEMKSPTH from the exons ATGAACATATCTACCTGTG cAGTGGGACCTTCCTGTGATGGTAGACAGGATGGAGCTCAATGTTATGGAGCTTTGGGAGGTGCAGTGGACCTCATGCTGGTGGACAACGTCTCAGAAATTCCCAGATTCAACTGGAGAAAGAACAGCTCAATAATACTCAGGTGGAGAAACAGCATTGTATATAATACAAAAGAAAGTAGATTTATCTTTTTTCCCAGTAATGGAACAGTTAGAATCAGTAACCTGATCAGGACTGACAGCGGTGAATATAAACTTGAACTCAACGATAAAGATGGAAAGGTAACAGGACGGAGAACTCTGCAGCTCTATGTTCAAG CTCCCGTGTCCTCTGTCCAGCTGGTCTCTGAATGTTTATCCCAGGGACAGATGAAGGTGTCCTGTCTTTCTGAGGAAAGGGACAGTCCTCAGTACAGCTGGACTCTGGATGGACACATACTGACAGACTCTGAGCTCTTGTctaaaaattatgaaaataacATAATCGTTCTGAGACAGAACATCTCAGGACATCTGATCTGCTCAGTCAGGAGCCAAGTCAGTTATTCCTTCAATCAGATGAACATATCTACCTGTG cAGTGGGACCTTCCTGTGATGGTAGACAGGATGAAACTCAATGTTATGGAGCTTTGGGAGGTGCAGTGGACCTCATGCTGGTGGACAACGTCTCAGAAATTCCCAGATTCAACTGGAGAAAGAACAGCTCAATAATACTCAGGTGGAGAAACAGCATTGTATATAATACAAAAGAAAGTAGATTTATCTTTTTTCCCAGTAATGGAACAGTTAGAATCAGTAACCTGATCAGGACTGACAGCGGTGAATATAAACTTGAACTCAACGATAAAGATGGAAAGGTAACAGGACGGAGAACTCTGCAGCTCTATGTTCAAG CTCCCGTGTCCTCTGTCCAGCTGGTCTCTGAATGTTTATCCCAGGGACAGATGAAGGTGTCCTGTCTTTCTGAGGAAAGGGACAGTCCTCAGTACAGCTGGACTCTGGATGGACACATACTGACAGACTCTGAGCTCTTGTctaaaaattatgaaaataacATAATCGTTCTGAGACAGAACATCTCAGGACATCTGATCTGCTCAGTCAGGAGCCAAGTCAGTTATTCCTTCAATCAGATGAACATATCTACCTGTG TGGGACCTTCCTGTGATGGTAGACAGGATGAAACTCAATGTTATGGAGCTTTGGGAGGTGCAGTGGACCTCATGCTGGTGGACAACGTCTCAGAAATTCCCAGATTCAACTGGAGAAAGAACAGCTCAATAATACTCAGGTGGAGAAACAGCATTGTATATAATACAAAAGAAAGtagatttctcttttttccCAGTAATGGAACAGTTAGAATCAGTAACCTGATCAGGACTGACAGCGGTGAATATAAACTTGAACTCAACGATAAAGATGGAAAGGTAACAGGACGGAGAACTCTGCAGCTCTATGTTCAAG CTCCCGTGTCCTCTGTCCAGCTGGTCTCTGAATGTTTATCCCAGGGACAGATGAAGGTGTCCTGTCTTTCTGAGGAAAGGGACAGTCCTCAGTACAGCTGGACTCTGGATGGACACATACTGACAGACTCTGAGCTCTTGTctaaaaattatgaaaataacATAATCGTTCTGAGACAGAACATCTCAGGACATCTGATCTGTTCAGTCAGGAACCAAGTCAGTTATTCCTTCAATCAGATGAACATATCTGGCTGCG
- the LOC124859981 gene encoding hemicentin-1-like isoform X1: MNISTCAVGPSCDGRQDGAQCYGALGGAVDLMLVDNVSEIPRFNWRKNSSIILRWRNSIVYNTKESRFIFFPSNGTVRISNLIRTDSGEYKLELNDKDGKVTGRRTLQLYVQAPVSSVQLVSECLSQGQMKVSCLSEERDSPQYSWTLDGHILTDSELLSKNYENNIIVLRQNISGHLICSVRSQVSYSFNQMNISTCAVGPSCDGRQDETQCYGALGGAVDLMLVDNVSEIPRFNWRKNSSIILRWRNSIVYNTKESRFIFFPSNGTVRISNLIRTDSGEYKLELNDKDGKVTGRRTLQLYVQAPVSSVQLVSECLSQGQMKVSCLSEERDSPQYSWTLDGHILTDSELLSKNYENNIIVLRQNISGHLICSVRSQVSYSFNQMNISTCAVGPSCDGRQDETQCYGALGGAVDLMLVDNVSEIPRFNWRKNSSIILRWRNSIVYNTKESRFLFFPSNGTVRISNLIRTDSGEYKLELNDKDGKVTGRRTLQLYVQAPVSSVQLVSECLSQGQMKVSCLSEERDSPQYSWTLDGHILTDSELLSKNYENNIIVLRQNISGHLICSVRNQVSYSFNQMNISGCGLSHLLILGLRATVVILPLIGMSLYFTWRRKKCEKAEDSAVSQIIEDLDNSILMIEMKSPTH, encoded by the exons ATGAACATATCTACCTGTG cAGTGGGACCTTCCTGTGATGGTAGACAGGATGGAGCTCAATGTTATGGAGCTTTGGGAGGTGCAGTGGACCTCATGCTGGTGGACAACGTCTCAGAAATTCCCAGATTCAACTGGAGAAAGAACAGCTCAATAATACTCAGGTGGAGAAACAGCATTGTATATAATACAAAAGAAAGTAGATTTATCTTTTTTCCCAGTAATGGAACAGTTAGAATCAGTAACCTGATCAGGACTGACAGCGGTGAATATAAACTTGAACTCAACGATAAAGATGGAAAGGTAACAGGACGGAGAACTCTGCAGCTCTATGTTCAAG CTCCCGTGTCCTCTGTCCAGCTGGTCTCTGAATGTTTATCCCAGGGACAGATGAAGGTGTCCTGTCTTTCTGAGGAAAGGGACAGTCCTCAGTACAGCTGGACTCTGGATGGACACATACTGACAGACTCTGAGCTCTTGTctaaaaattatgaaaataacATAATCGTTCTGAGACAGAACATCTCAGGACATCTGATCTGCTCAGTCAGGAGCCAAGTCAGTTATTCCTTCAATCAGATGAACATATCTACCTGTG cAGTGGGACCTTCCTGTGATGGTAGACAGGATGAAACTCAATGTTATGGAGCTTTGGGAGGTGCAGTGGACCTCATGCTGGTGGACAACGTCTCAGAAATTCCCAGATTCAACTGGAGAAAGAACAGCTCAATAATACTCAGGTGGAGAAACAGCATTGTATATAATACAAAAGAAAGTAGATTTATCTTTTTTCCCAGTAATGGAACAGTTAGAATCAGTAACCTGATCAGGACTGACAGCGGTGAATATAAACTTGAACTCAACGATAAAGATGGAAAGGTAACAGGACGGAGAACTCTGCAGCTCTATGTTCAAG CTCCCGTGTCCTCTGTCCAGCTGGTCTCTGAATGTTTATCCCAGGGACAGATGAAGGTGTCCTGTCTTTCTGAGGAAAGGGACAGTCCTCAGTACAGCTGGACTCTGGATGGACACATACTGACAGACTCTGAGCTCTTGTctaaaaattatgaaaataacATAATCGTTCTGAGACAGAACATCTCAGGACATCTGATCTGCTCAGTCAGGAGCCAAGTCAGTTATTCCTTCAATCAGATGAACATATCTACCTGTG cAGTGGGACCTTCCTGTGATGGTAGACAGGATGAAACTCAATGTTATGGAGCTTTGGGAGGTGCAGTGGACCTCATGCTGGTGGACAACGTCTCAGAAATTCCCAGATTCAACTGGAGAAAGAACAGCTCAATAATACTCAGGTGGAGAAACAGCATTGTATATAATACAAAAGAAAGtagatttctcttttttccCAGTAATGGAACAGTTAGAATCAGTAACCTGATCAGGACTGACAGCGGTGAATATAAACTTGAACTCAACGATAAAGATGGAAAGGTAACAGGACGGAGAACTCTGCAGCTCTATGTTCAAG CTCCCGTGTCCTCTGTCCAGCTGGTCTCTGAATGTTTATCCCAGGGACAGATGAAGGTGTCCTGTCTTTCTGAGGAAAGGGACAGTCCTCAGTACAGCTGGACTCTGGATGGACACATACTGACAGACTCTGAGCTCTTGTctaaaaattatgaaaataacATAATCGTTCTGAGACAGAACATCTCAGGACATCTGATCTGTTCAGTCAGGAACCAAGTCAGTTATTCCTTCAATCAGATGAACATATCTGGCTGCG
- the LOC124860063 gene encoding uncharacterized protein LOC124860063, whose translation MKAVIRLQLMLIGVYSVKLSCDGRQDGAQCYGALGGAVDLMLVDNVSEISRFNWRKNSSTILRWRNSIVYNTKESRFLFFPSNGTVRISNLIRTDSGEYKLELNDKDGKVTGRRTLQLYVQVRNQVSYSFNQMNISTCVGPSCDGRQDETQCYGALGGAVDLMLVDNVSEIPRFNWRKNSSIILRWRNSIVYNTKESRFLFFPSNGTVRISNLIRTDSGEYKLELNDKDGKVTGRRTLQLYVQAPVSSVQLVSECLSQGQMKVSCLSEERDSPQTSQDI comes from the exons TGAAACTTTCCTGTGATGGTAGACAGGATGGAGCTCAATGTTATGGAGCTTTGGGAGGTGCAGTGGACCTCATGCTGGTGGACAACGTCTCAGAAATTTCCAGATTCAACTGGAGAAAGAACAGCTCAACAATACTCAGGTGGAGAAACAGCATTGTATATAATACAAAAGAGAGtagatttctcttttttccCAGTAATGGAACAGTTAGAATCAGTAACTTGATCAGGACTGACAGCGGTGAATATAAACTTGAACTCAACGATAAAGATGGAAAGGTAACAGGACGGAGAACTCTGCAGCTCTATGTTCAAG TCAGGAACCAAGTCAGTTATTCCTTCAATCAGATGAACATATCTACCTGTG TGGGACCTTCCTGTGATGGTAGACAGGATGAAACTCAATGTTATGGAGCTTTGGGAGGTGCAGTGGACCTCATGCTGGTGGACAACGTCTCAGAAATTCCCAGATTCAACTGGAGAAAGAACAGCTCAATAATACTCAGGTGGAGAAACAGCATTGTATATAATACAAAAGAAAGtagatttctcttttttccCAGTAATGGAACAGTTAGAATCAGTAACCTGATCAGGACTGACAGCGGTGAATATAAACTTGAACTCAACGATAAAGATGGAAAGGTAACAGGACGGAGAACTCTGCAGCTCTATGTTCAAG CTCCCGTGTCCTCTGTCCAGCTGGTCTCTGAATGTTTATCCCAGGGACAGATGAAGGTGTCCTGTCTTTCTGAGGAGAGGGACAGTCCTCA AACATCTCAGGACATCTGA